A genomic region of Leptolyngbya sp. FACHB-261 contains the following coding sequences:
- the psbP gene encoding photosystem II reaction center PsbP, which translates to MFKRLLVLLTLALTLSSCVTQATAGLNSFVDGQDGYEFLYPLGWVQTQLANGPDVLFRDFIEQTENVSVVIGDLSDPQASLSDLGSPTDVGQRMSQKVIAPPGSDRQAELISARQHTNGNHDYYVLEYAVNARGQQRHELVSVVTSRGKLFTFSASTLERRWPKIQELLGRVVESFTVY; encoded by the coding sequence ATGTTCAAACGTTTGTTAGTCCTATTGACCCTGGCTTTGACCCTGAGCAGCTGTGTGACTCAGGCCACTGCTGGCCTGAACTCCTTTGTGGATGGCCAGGACGGCTATGAGTTTCTATACCCCCTAGGTTGGGTGCAAACCCAACTTGCTAATGGCCCTGATGTTCTGTTTCGAGACTTCATTGAGCAGACTGAGAACGTCAGTGTCGTCATCGGCGATTTGAGCGACCCACAGGCCAGCCTAAGTGACTTGGGCAGTCCTACAGATGTTGGCCAACGCATGTCTCAGAAAGTCATCGCGCCTCCTGGTTCAGATCGCCAGGCAGAGCTGATCAGTGCCCGTCAGCACACCAACGGCAACCATGACTACTATGTGTTGGAATATGCAGTCAACGCTCGTGGCCAACAACGCCACGAACTGGTAAGTGTTGTCACTAGCCGAGGCAAGCTGTTTACGTTCAGCGCCTCCACCTTAGAGCGTCGCTGGCCCAAGATTCAGGAGTTATTAGGTCGTGTAGTCGAGTCCTTCACGGTTTATTAA
- a CDS encoding ATP/GTP-binding protein, which translates to MEILRIVVTGPVGAGKSTFIRSISEIEVVDTDERATDETAQLKRKTTVAFDFGRLSFGPEMALHVYGTPGQTRFDFMWDILIRRAHAYVLLVAAHRPAEFRAARSILNFMSQRASIPLVIGMTHMDCEGAWSAEDLTLALGYGSDYPPIIPVDANNSSSVSEALVTLLQHMMSVQVRA; encoded by the coding sequence ATGGAAATTCTGCGGATTGTCGTGACTGGGCCGGTCGGGGCAGGCAAATCTACCTTCATCCGCTCCATCAGTGAGATTGAGGTCGTTGACACCGACGAACGGGCAACTGATGAAACTGCTCAACTAAAGCGCAAAACCACAGTGGCCTTTGACTTCGGCCGGTTGAGCTTCGGTCCAGAGATGGCTCTGCATGTCTATGGAACACCTGGACAAACTCGCTTTGATTTCATGTGGGATATATTGATCCGCCGTGCCCACGCTTATGTCCTGTTGGTCGCTGCGCACCGTCCAGCTGAATTTCGGGCTGCTCGCAGTATCCTGAACTTCATGAGCCAACGAGCCAGTATTCCTCTCGTGATTGGCATGACCCACATGGATTGTGAGGGAGCTTGGTCTGCAGAAGACCTGACTCTAGCCCTAGGCTACGGCAGCGACTATCCACCAATTATCCCTGTCGATGCTAATAACAGTAGTTCAGTGAGCGAAGCTCTGGTTACTTTACTGCAACATATGATGAGTGTTCAAGTTCGGGCATAA
- a CDS encoding DUF4388 domain-containing protein yields MALSGSLADFSLPELLQLVDQGHKTGLLTIQPMLDSLLDFRASTQLQVHKIWLYQGRIVAVEVASEVPPLTDLLAQRGWISDRSIEKLGARCAVNSPLGLCLKSQGALQADQLTALFKLQLRQGVYKLFQVPDGRFCLETSTALNYSLMTGLSIRAGEAALNGLRWVQDWAMLEAKLPAPTSTLRSVGKPNLKLEALEWQVWEFADSSHTIEAIAAQLNTSLAKLQQAAFRLMAVGLVDEIPTAMAEPVLNTIEPLPAVTPAARTAEPNSGSPAPSNAFLSSLVGFLKGGRG; encoded by the coding sequence ATGGCGCTAAGTGGTTCGCTCGCTGATTTTTCACTGCCAGAGTTATTACAATTAGTCGACCAAGGTCATAAGACAGGTTTGCTAACTATTCAGCCCATGCTGGATAGCCTGTTAGATTTTCGAGCCTCAACTCAGTTGCAAGTCCATAAAATTTGGCTATACCAAGGCCGTATCGTTGCAGTAGAAGTTGCCAGTGAAGTGCCACCGTTGACTGATTTACTGGCTCAACGTGGTTGGATTAGTGACCGTAGTATTGAGAAGTTGGGTGCCCGTTGTGCAGTCAATTCACCTTTGGGCTTATGCCTCAAATCTCAAGGTGCTCTACAAGCGGATCAGCTAACCGCTCTGTTTAAGCTTCAGCTGCGCCAGGGAGTCTATAAGCTTTTTCAGGTACCAGATGGACGCTTCTGTTTAGAGACTTCAACTGCACTCAACTATAGCCTAATGACAGGTTTAAGCATTCGTGCAGGTGAAGCTGCTCTCAATGGCCTACGTTGGGTGCAAGACTGGGCCATGCTGGAGGCTAAGCTGCCTGCCCCCACCTCTACTTTGCGCAGTGTCGGTAAGCCCAACCTCAAACTGGAGGCATTGGAATGGCAGGTGTGGGAGTTTGCTGACAGCAGCCACACGATAGAGGCAATTGCAGCGCAACTCAATACGTCTTTAGCCAAGCTCCAACAGGCAGCTTTCCGTTTGATGGCAGTCGGACTGGTGGATGAAATTCCAACCGCGATGGCTGAACCTGTGCTCAACACCATCGAGCCCTTGCCTGCCGTTACTCCTGCTGCCCGAACCGCTGAACCTAACTCTGGTTCCCCAGCACCCAGCAATGCCTTTCTCTCTAGCTTGGTTGGCTTTCTCAAAGGAGGACGCGGCTAA
- a CDS encoding protoglobin domain-containing protein: MSIDAQTLLIALKTRTGFSADHQALLKENTDWALALAPDMANHFYEYLGRDPEMNSVLNKKEGSMHRLHSTFVQWFHEMFTGMDNWGEAYAERRWRVGLVHVQIGIGPQHVVPAMAIVVQEFGKRLLQAEKPEALREALGTIAMIDLAFIEQAYMEVAYNAVQKETGWTEGLFKRLVSTGASTL; encoded by the coding sequence ATGTCCATTGATGCTCAAACTCTATTGATTGCACTGAAGACCCGCACTGGTTTCTCTGCCGACCATCAGGCTCTTCTGAAGGAGAACACCGATTGGGCTCTGGCCCTCGCTCCCGATATGGCCAACCATTTTTATGAATATCTGGGTCGGGATCCCGAGATGAATTCAGTTCTAAACAAGAAAGAAGGCTCGATGCATCGTCTGCACAGCACCTTTGTTCAGTGGTTCCATGAAATGTTCACTGGCATGGACAACTGGGGAGAGGCCTATGCTGAGCGTCGTTGGCGTGTAGGCTTAGTCCATGTGCAGATTGGCATTGGCCCTCAGCATGTTGTGCCTGCTATGGCTATCGTTGTCCAAGAGTTCGGCAAGCGTTTGCTGCAAGCTGAGAAGCCAGAAGCACTTCGCGAAGCCTTAGGAACCATTGCCATGATCGACCTAGCGTTCATCGAACAGGCCTACATGGAAGTGGCTTATAACGCAGTTCAGAAAGAAACAGGTTGGACAGAAGGTCTGTTCAAGCGTTTGGTCTCTACTGGTGCGTCTACCCTATAG
- a CDS encoding roadblock/LC7 domain-containing protein, protein MVNINALTTVLQNFVSSTPDIQGSILVSPDGLSLAAALPGGMDEERTSAMSAAMLSLGERICAELARGEIDRVFVQGEKGYGILVGCNADAVLLVLASAAAKQGLVFLEIKRVVGEITALLG, encoded by the coding sequence ATGGTTAACATTAATGCACTGACAACGGTGCTGCAAAACTTCGTCAGCAGTACACCTGATATTCAAGGCTCAATTCTAGTTTCACCCGATGGCCTCTCTCTAGCTGCTGCTCTGCCTGGCGGTATGGATGAGGAGCGAACCTCCGCTATGTCTGCTGCCATGCTCTCCTTGGGTGAGCGCATCTGTGCAGAACTGGCTCGTGGAGAAATTGACCGAGTGTTTGTGCAAGGGGAGAAGGGCTACGGCATTCTGGTCGGGTGCAATGCGGATGCAGTACTGCTAGTGCTGGCTAGTGCAGCTGCTAAGCAGGGATTGGTCTTTTTAGAAATCAAGCGGGTTGTTGGAGAAATTACGGCTCTGCTCGGCTAG
- the pheS gene encoding phenylalanine--tRNA ligase subunit alpha, with protein sequence MTSAPLSLDAQLQALRAGALDAVEQASSLDQLEQLRVSYLGKKGQLSAVLGGMGKLSAEERPRIGALANDVKEAVQAALEQRRTSLEQAQVQAQLEAETLDVTMPGPYRPQGQLHPLNSTLDRILDIFVGLGYTVAAGPEIETDYYNFEALNTPADHPARDMQDTFYLSDGHLLRTQTSAMQIHYMEENEPPLRVVLPGRTYRRDTVDATHSAIFHQVEILAVDEGLTFTDLKGTVKTFLEEIFGERPIRFRASYFPFTEPSAEVDVEWKGRWLEVMGCGMVDPNVLKVVGYDPEQVTGFAAGLGLERLAMVLHEIDDIRRLYTSDLRFLRQF encoded by the coding sequence ATGACCTCTGCCCCTCTTAGCCTCGACGCTCAGTTACAGGCACTCCGTGCCGGTGCCCTGGATGCCGTGGAGCAAGCTAGTTCTCTTGATCAATTGGAGCAACTGCGAGTTAGCTACCTGGGTAAAAAGGGTCAGCTTTCCGCTGTGCTTGGTGGCATGGGCAAACTTTCCGCTGAGGAACGTCCTCGCATTGGTGCCCTCGCCAATGATGTTAAGGAGGCCGTTCAGGCAGCTCTAGAACAACGCCGCACTAGCTTAGAGCAGGCGCAAGTTCAGGCTCAGCTGGAAGCTGAAACTCTAGATGTCACTATGCCGGGTCCTTACCGACCCCAAGGTCAGCTTCATCCCCTCAATAGCACCCTGGATCGCATCCTTGATATCTTCGTGGGCTTGGGCTACACGGTGGCGGCGGGTCCAGAAATTGAGACGGATTACTACAACTTCGAGGCACTGAATACCCCTGCCGACCACCCAGCACGGGATATGCAGGACACGTTCTACTTATCCGACGGCCACCTGCTGCGGACACAGACCTCGGCCATGCAGATTCACTACATGGAGGAGAATGAGCCGCCGCTTCGGGTGGTTCTGCCTGGTCGTACCTACCGCCGAGATACTGTTGATGCCACCCACTCAGCGATTTTCCATCAGGTTGAAATCCTTGCTGTTGATGAAGGGCTAACTTTCACAGACCTGAAGGGCACGGTTAAAACCTTTCTCGAAGAGATTTTTGGCGAGCGCCCGATCCGCTTCCGTGCCAGCTACTTTCCTTTCACCGAACCCTCGGCTGAGGTGGACGTGGAGTGGAAGGGCCGCTGGTTAGAGGTGATGGGCTGTGGCATGGTTGACCCCAATGTTCTGAAGGTGGTGGGCTATGACCCGGAGCAGGTTACTGGCTTTGCCGCTGGCTTGGGTCTAGAGCGACTGGCTATGGTCCTACACGAAATAGATGACATCCGTCGCCTCTACACCAGTGACTTGCGCTTCCTGCGGCAGTTCTAG
- the mscL gene encoding large conductance mechanosensitive channel protein MscL — protein MTTFRRGRTATVGFLREFQDFALKGNVVDLAIAVIIGGAFGKIVSSFVADVVMPSINPLIPGGDWREFTIPPEIKIGAFLGSVVDFIIIALVLFFVIRTLAKFKRGETAAPPSAKDCPYCLESIPIAATRCRACTSEQP, from the coding sequence ATGACGACTTTTAGAAGGGGCAGAACTGCAACTGTTGGTTTCTTAAGAGAGTTTCAGGATTTTGCACTCAAAGGCAATGTCGTTGATTTGGCTATTGCGGTTATTATTGGCGGTGCTTTCGGCAAAATTGTCAGCTCCTTTGTTGCTGATGTCGTCATGCCGAGCATCAACCCACTTATTCCCGGTGGAGACTGGCGAGAATTTACTATTCCACCTGAAATTAAAATTGGTGCTTTCTTAGGTTCTGTTGTTGACTTTATAATTATTGCGCTGGTTCTGTTCTTCGTTATTCGTACTCTGGCAAAGTTCAAACGAGGCGAGACGGCAGCTCCTCCTTCAGCCAAAGATTGCCCCTATTGCCTAGAAAGCATTCCCATCGCAGCAACTCGATGCCGCGCCTGCACATCTGAGCAGCCCTAG
- the leuS gene encoding leucine--tRNA ligase encodes MESRYNPAAIEPKWQQVWTEQKLDETSNVRDLPKFYALSMFPYPSGNLHMGHVRNYTITDVIARVHRMRGYRVLHPMGWDAFGLPAENAAIDRGVPPSKWTYENIDNMRAQLQRLGLSYDWKREVATCSPEYYRWTQWLFLQFLKAGLAYQREATVNWDPIDQTVLANEQVDSEGKSWRSGALVEKRLLRQWFLKITDYAEQLLNDLDKLSGWPERVKLMQEHWIGRSVGAHLEFPIMGSDQKIAVFTTRPDTVYGVTYVVLAPEHPLTLQVTTPEQKAAVEQFIAEVSAESEIERTAEDKPKRGIPTGGEAINPFTGEKIPILIADYVLYEYGTGAVMGVPAHDVRDFEFATKKGLPIKVVITPDGEPIQELEAAYTEPGKLINSGPFDGLDSATAKTRIIEHAQTKGWGKAQIQYRLRDWLISRQRYWGAPIPVIHCQQCGVVPVPEDQLPVKLPDSVEFSGRGPSPLAKLEYWVEVPCPTCGAAARRETDTMDTFIDSSWYFLRYPDARNDQQAFDPAKTNDWMPVDQYVGGIEHAILHLLYSRFFTKFLRDQGLLKFDEPFSRLLTQGMVQGMTYKNTNTGKYVPTFQIADLNDPRDPETGEKLEVFYEKMSKSKYNGVDPEQVLAKYGADTARMFILFKAPPEKDLEWDDADVEGQFRFLNRVWRLVTEFVGTEVASAPESFSKAEKDLRRAIHTAIKEATEDMQQGYQFNTAISEFMKLSNALNDFADKTASVYAEGVTTLVKLLAPFAPHIAEELWHLLGNTNSIHHQSWPGVDVSALAVDEVTLVIQINSKNRGTIQIPSGLDKAAQEQQARASEAAQKHLEGKEIKKVVVVPNKLVNFVVG; translated from the coding sequence GTGGAGTCGCGCTACAACCCCGCCGCAATTGAACCGAAGTGGCAGCAAGTCTGGACTGAGCAAAAGCTAGACGAGACTTCGAATGTGCGCGACCTGCCCAAGTTTTATGCGCTCTCAATGTTCCCCTATCCCTCGGGGAACCTGCACATGGGGCATGTGCGTAACTACACCATTACCGATGTAATTGCTCGAGTCCACCGGATGCGAGGCTACCGGGTACTGCATCCGATGGGTTGGGATGCTTTTGGCCTGCCTGCTGAGAACGCAGCCATCGACCGGGGTGTCCCCCCCTCAAAGTGGACCTACGAAAATATTGACAATATGCGGGCCCAGCTCCAGCGCTTAGGGCTGTCCTACGACTGGAAGCGCGAGGTTGCCACTTGCTCACCCGAGTACTATCGCTGGACGCAGTGGTTGTTCTTGCAATTTCTAAAAGCGGGCTTAGCCTACCAAAGAGAAGCCACAGTCAATTGGGATCCAATTGACCAAACGGTACTCGCTAACGAGCAGGTCGATAGCGAGGGCAAATCCTGGCGCTCAGGTGCTTTGGTTGAGAAGCGCTTGTTGCGGCAGTGGTTCCTCAAGATTACTGACTACGCTGAGCAGCTACTCAACGATTTAGACAAGCTGTCGGGCTGGCCTGAGCGGGTCAAGCTGATGCAAGAGCACTGGATCGGTCGGTCGGTTGGGGCTCACTTAGAGTTTCCCATTATGGGTTCAGACCAAAAGATCGCCGTGTTCACCACTCGGCCAGATACGGTCTATGGCGTGACTTATGTAGTCCTAGCCCCTGAGCACCCCTTGACCTTGCAAGTCACGACGCCTGAGCAAAAAGCTGCAGTCGAGCAGTTCATTGCTGAGGTCAGTGCCGAGAGCGAGATCGAGCGTACCGCCGAAGATAAACCCAAGCGAGGCATTCCCACGGGTGGTGAGGCGATCAATCCCTTCACAGGCGAGAAGATTCCCATCCTGATTGCTGATTATGTGCTTTACGAGTACGGCACAGGGGCAGTGATGGGGGTGCCAGCGCACGACGTGCGGGACTTCGAGTTCGCTACCAAGAAGGGCTTGCCGATCAAGGTGGTCATTACGCCGGATGGAGAACCCATTCAGGAATTAGAAGCGGCCTACACCGAGCCGGGCAAGTTGATAAACTCTGGTCCCTTTGACGGCCTCGATTCAGCCACTGCCAAAACCCGCATTATTGAACACGCCCAAACCAAGGGCTGGGGCAAGGCTCAGATCCAGTACCGTCTGCGGGACTGGTTGATTTCGCGTCAGCGCTATTGGGGGGCGCCGATTCCTGTGATCCACTGCCAACAGTGCGGGGTCGTGCCGGTGCCAGAAGACCAGTTGCCGGTGAAGTTGCCGGACAGTGTAGAGTTCAGCGGACGAGGTCCCTCTCCCCTGGCTAAGCTCGAATATTGGGTGGAAGTACCTTGTCCAACGTGTGGGGCAGCTGCGCGACGAGAAACAGACACGATGGACACGTTCATCGATTCGTCCTGGTATTTCTTGCGCTATCCAGACGCTCGCAACGACCAACAAGCGTTTGATCCAGCCAAGACAAATGACTGGATGCCCGTAGACCAGTACGTTGGCGGCATTGAGCACGCGATCTTACACCTGCTCTACTCGCGCTTCTTTACCAAGTTCTTGCGCGATCAGGGCTTGCTCAAATTTGATGAGCCCTTCTCTCGCTTGCTGACTCAGGGCATGGTGCAGGGCATGACCTACAAGAACACCAACACTGGCAAGTACGTCCCTACTTTCCAAATTGCGGATCTCAATGATCCCCGCGATCCAGAAACGGGAGAGAAACTGGAGGTCTTCTATGAGAAGATGTCCAAGTCGAAGTACAACGGTGTGGATCCGGAGCAAGTACTTGCCAAGTACGGGGCTGACACGGCGCGGATGTTTATTCTGTTCAAAGCACCACCAGAAAAAGATCTGGAATGGGACGATGCCGATGTAGAAGGCCAGTTTCGCTTCCTCAATCGAGTGTGGCGACTGGTGACAGAGTTTGTGGGCACAGAAGTCGCTTCAGCACCCGAAAGCTTCAGCAAAGCGGAAAAAGATCTGCGCCGCGCCATTCACACGGCAATCAAAGAAGCCACTGAGGATATGCAGCAGGGCTATCAGTTTAATACGGCGATTTCAGAGTTCATGAAACTCAGCAATGCCCTAAACGACTTTGCTGACAAAACTGCTTCGGTTTACGCGGAAGGCGTCACCACTCTAGTCAAATTGTTGGCCCCTTTTGCCCCCCACATTGCTGAGGAACTCTGGCATTTGCTGGGCAACACGAACTCAATTCATCACCAATCTTGGCCTGGAGTTGATGTTTCGGCTCTGGCAGTTGATGAGGTCACATTGGTCATTCAAATCAACAGCAAAAACCGGGGCACGATCCAGATTCCATCCGGCCTAGATAAGGCAGCGCAGGAGCAACAGGCTCGTGCCTCTGAAGCTGCTCAGAAACACCTTGAGGGCAAGGAGATCAAGAAAGTGGTCGTTGTGCCCAATAAGCTGGTGAATTTTGTGGTCGGGTAA
- a CDS encoding YbhN family protein, protein MQKLIKAGQSLTKAPAFKPLLKLAVMVITLAFLAWTLLSRWSELDEIDLTKINIGWLLVSTGLTLLGHACNGLAWGAALRALGARVSGAWSVRVYLQTNIAKYTPGKVWHFYGRILAGEKVGIGRGTILVSVLIESVQLAIIASVLGFGLFLGGAQTNLGPLQGLALVGVAVLGGLSLNPAVLNRGLGLLSKLRKSDEPSTREPVALRSSLLPAYLGTLAFVVIRGLGMYAGFLAFTPAPLATFPGILGAFSLAWVIGFVVPGPPAGIGVFESAMVLLVGDRFGSAIVLTVVAVYRLTSTAAEAIGALLVSLPVRRLKLR, encoded by the coding sequence ATGCAGAAACTGATCAAAGCTGGGCAATCGTTGACTAAAGCTCCCGCCTTTAAGCCACTGCTGAAGCTGGCGGTGATGGTCATAACCTTGGCCTTCTTAGCCTGGACCCTATTAAGTCGCTGGTCCGAACTTGACGAAATTGACCTCACCAAAATCAATATTGGTTGGCTGCTCGTCTCAACCGGCCTGACTCTGCTGGGTCACGCTTGCAACGGCTTAGCTTGGGGAGCAGCCCTACGGGCACTGGGTGCTAGAGTCTCCGGAGCCTGGTCGGTTCGGGTCTATCTACAAACCAACATCGCCAAATACACCCCCGGCAAGGTCTGGCACTTCTATGGGCGTATTCTGGCCGGAGAGAAGGTGGGCATTGGGCGAGGCACAATTCTGGTTAGCGTACTGATCGAGTCGGTGCAATTAGCGATTATTGCCTCAGTGCTAGGGTTTGGCTTATTCCTGGGTGGCGCGCAAACCAATCTGGGACCACTCCAGGGCTTGGCCTTGGTGGGGGTTGCTGTTCTAGGTGGCCTGAGCCTAAATCCAGCTGTTCTGAATCGTGGCCTAGGGCTGCTGAGCAAGCTGCGTAAAAGCGATGAGCCGTCTACTCGCGAACCTGTAGCCCTCCGGTCTTCACTGTTGCCTGCCTATCTCGGCACCCTGGCGTTTGTGGTTATTCGCGGGCTGGGCATGTACGCTGGCTTTTTAGCCTTTACACCAGCGCCGTTAGCAACCTTCCCTGGCATTTTGGGTGCCTTTAGTCTGGCCTGGGTGATTGGGTTTGTGGTGCCCGGTCCTCCCGCTGGTATCGGCGTATTCGAGAGCGCCATGGTGTTACTTGTAGGTGATCGTTTTGGCAGCGCCATCGTATTGACCGTAGTTGCGGTGTACCGCCTGACCAGTACAGCTGCCGAGGCAATAGGCGCTCTCTTGGTTAGCCTGCCGGTGCGGCGTCTCAAGCTCCGGTAA
- a CDS encoding ABC transporter ATP-binding protein, whose protein sequence is MTLASNDSPLVQLRGICKHFGNFWANRNVDLDLYAGEIHALVGENGAGKSTLMKILYGFYRADGGETRLAGKPVHFHSPRDAQAAGVGMVFQHFSLCPSLTVAENTIVGQGSWLDQLNLKRVEAQLRTLIERYHLQLDPKARIKDLSMGERQRVEILKLLYRGAEVLILDEPTSVLSPPEVDVLLQTLRQLAEQGKALLFVSHKLNEVLRCSDRVSVLRRGEIVAHCNTSEIKQTELSRLMVGSEVADQLATNTVAPAPQRSAQPILRVQNLYVKGTLAHGTQMAVRDVSFELHGGEVLGIAGVAGNGQRELAEALAGIIAPAAGQVWLRDANLTHATPNRRVRLGMAYVPEDPLHNGMAPNQGIAANLILRRHQRKPYAMAGCLNWRAIRRSTREPVSLFDVRSPSPDSLARHLSGGNLQKLVMARELWQEPDLLIAAHPTVGLDIAATAAIHTELLAQRDRGGAVLLVSEDLDELLKLCDWIAVLYDGKLMGIVPPRAGKSVIGPLMAGQATAEVQPKIESAVP, encoded by the coding sequence ATGACCCTAGCCAGCAACGACTCCCCTCTGGTGCAATTGCGAGGTATTTGTAAGCACTTCGGCAATTTCTGGGCCAACCGCAATGTGGATTTGGATCTGTATGCTGGCGAGATCCATGCCTTAGTCGGGGAAAACGGGGCAGGCAAAAGCACCCTCATGAAGATTCTCTACGGATTTTACCGAGCGGATGGCGGTGAAACCCGCCTGGCAGGTAAGCCCGTTCACTTCCACTCGCCACGCGATGCTCAAGCTGCAGGCGTTGGCATGGTGTTCCAGCACTTTTCGCTGTGTCCCTCCCTCACGGTGGCTGAAAACACGATTGTGGGGCAGGGCTCTTGGCTGGATCAATTGAACTTAAAGCGCGTTGAGGCTCAACTTCGCACTCTCATCGAGCGTTACCATCTACAACTGGATCCCAAAGCCCGGATCAAAGACCTCTCAATGGGCGAGCGGCAGCGGGTCGAGATCCTCAAGTTGCTCTACCGGGGTGCAGAAGTCTTGATCCTGGATGAGCCAACTTCTGTGCTCTCGCCGCCTGAGGTAGATGTGCTGCTGCAAACCTTGCGGCAACTGGCCGAGCAAGGTAAAGCGCTATTATTTGTGTCTCACAAGCTCAACGAGGTGCTGCGCTGCTCGGATCGGGTGAGTGTTCTCCGGCGTGGCGAGATCGTGGCCCACTGCAATACTTCAGAGATTAAACAGACCGAACTCTCCCGCTTGATGGTCGGCTCTGAAGTTGCGGACCAACTGGCTACCAACACCGTTGCCCCCGCTCCCCAACGCTCTGCTCAGCCCATTCTGCGGGTGCAGAACCTGTACGTGAAGGGCACACTGGCCCACGGTACACAAATGGCCGTCCGCGACGTCTCGTTTGAACTGCACGGTGGCGAGGTGCTGGGAATTGCTGGGGTTGCTGGCAACGGGCAGCGCGAGTTGGCTGAAGCTTTAGCTGGGATTATTGCACCAGCAGCCGGTCAGGTTTGGCTCCGAGACGCTAATCTCACCCATGCAACGCCTAACCGTCGGGTTCGTCTGGGTATGGCCTACGTTCCCGAAGACCCATTGCACAATGGCATGGCTCCCAACCAAGGCATTGCTGCAAACCTGATTTTGCGCCGTCATCAGCGTAAGCCGTACGCGATGGCAGGCTGCTTGAACTGGCGAGCGATTCGGCGGAGCACGCGGGAGCCCGTTTCTTTGTTTGACGTGCGCTCTCCATCCCCTGACTCTCTAGCTCGTCATCTTTCTGGGGGCAACTTGCAAAAATTGGTCATGGCGCGTGAGTTGTGGCAGGAGCCGGATCTGCTCATTGCTGCTCATCCGACTGTTGGTCTGGATATTGCCGCTACAGCTGCCATTCATACGGAGCTTCTAGCGCAACGGGACCGTGGGGGAGCGGTTTTGCTGGTTTCGGAAGACCTCGATGAGTTGCTCAAGCTCTGCGACTGGATCGCGGTCCTCTACGATGGCAAGCTAATGGGTATTGTGCCGCCAAGGGCTGGCAAGTCCGTGATTGGGCCGTTGATGGCCGGACAAGCAACCGCCGAGGTCCAGCCCAAAATCGAGAGTGCTGTTCCATGA
- a CDS encoding ABC transporter permease: MNSLLQRFPALKPVVLLVLTLASIVAALVLVALFLLMLGKDPLAAYGEMYKAAFGDWFGFSETLVVAIPVLLCACAVALPARLGLFNVGAEGQLYLGAICATAADRYFQHLPGTLPLVSVVVCSFLGGALWGFIPGALRVWFRVNETISTLMLNFVAINLSNYFVFGPWRDQSSGNFVLTAAFATVSRFPMIPGTRIHLGLVLGLLAGLTLFLVLRFTVWGYRIRMIGDNPKVGRYAGFNVNWTVLLVMAVAGGIAGWAGGGEVAAIQGRLRPGISPGFGYTGFLVAWLARHNELAIPAYAVLVGGLLLGGDVLQISLGLPQATVNIVQGVVFFFILGSEWWLQRRVLDHIPAQPEPLSSTAPQSPGAAA, encoded by the coding sequence ATGAACAGCTTGCTACAGCGCTTTCCTGCCCTTAAGCCGGTCGTCTTACTCGTTCTGACGCTGGCCTCGATTGTGGCGGCTCTGGTACTGGTGGCCCTATTCTTGCTGATGCTGGGCAAGGATCCTTTGGCGGCCTACGGCGAGATGTACAAGGCAGCTTTCGGGGACTGGTTTGGCTTCTCGGAAACCCTGGTCGTGGCCATTCCGGTGTTGCTATGTGCCTGCGCTGTAGCTCTGCCAGCCCGCTTAGGTTTGTTCAACGTTGGCGCAGAGGGCCAGCTGTATTTAGGTGCGATTTGTGCAACGGCAGCTGACCGCTACTTTCAGCACCTGCCTGGAACTCTACCGCTGGTTTCAGTCGTGGTTTGCAGCTTTCTAGGAGGTGCTTTGTGGGGCTTTATTCCAGGGGCTTTGCGGGTTTGGTTTCGAGTCAATGAAACCATTTCCACGCTGATGCTGAATTTTGTGGCAATCAACCTGTCCAACTACTTTGTATTTGGACCTTGGCGTGACCAGAGTAGCGGCAATTTTGTGCTCACAGCGGCCTTTGCGACTGTCTCTCGCTTCCCAATGATTCCGGGCACCCGCATTCACCTTGGCCTGGTGCTGGGCTTGCTGGCAGGCTTGACGCTGTTTCTGGTGCTGCGCTTCACCGTCTGGGGCTATCGCATTCGCATGATTGGAGACAACCCTAAGGTGGGTCGCTATGCCGGTTTCAACGTCAACTGGACCGTGTTGCTAGTCATGGCTGTAGCTGGCGGCATTGCTGGTTGGGCTGGTGGCGGTGAGGTTGCCGCGATTCAGGGTCGCCTGCGCCCTGGCATATCACCCGGGTTTGGCTATACAGGTTTCCTGGTGGCTTGGCTGGCCCGACACAACGAGCTAGCCATTCCGGCCTACGCCGTGTTGGTCGGCGGTCTGTTGCTGGGTGGGGACGTGCTTCAAATTTCCCTGGGCTTACCGCAGGCAACCGTGAACATTGTGCAGGGCGTGGTGTTTTTCTTCATCCTGGGTAGCGAATGGTGGTTGCAACGGCGGGTGCTCGATCACATTCCTGCCCAACCTGAGCCTTTGTCGTCCACAGCCCCTCAGTCCCCTGGAGCCGCAGCATGA